ataaaaaagtgCCAATTTGTGATTGACTTTTCGAACCGTCTCAATAGCATCTTAGGCGTAGGTAAGTTTTTCTTGAAAATAGATGGCAATGCCGGAATGACACCAAAATACTAGACATGTGAACCAACACAAATGTAGACGCAATTGGAACTCATAGGCACATGATTACAAAAAGCGCCTACAAGTGGCAATCAATCAATCTGCCAATTGATGAAATTGAAACATGAGTATAAGTTGACTGCCAACAGAATCAGAACAAACAATCCCAACAAAGTTTCCATTTTTCTGTTCCCATCTCAGAAGATGAGTAGCTCAATCTCAAGATTCTCAACCCTTCCTTTTCTACTCATTGTTTTACTCATTGCACCCCCAACAACCCAATCATTTTTTCTTCCATCAGATGAAGGCAATGATCTGATACAAACAACATGCAAAAAAACACCCCACTATGATCTCTGCCTCTCAACCCTCCAATCAAACCCCGACAGCTCAAACGCCGACGTGCCGGGATTGGCCCGGATAGTATCCGATGCTCTACTGGCAAATGAAAGTGACACACTGGATTACATCCACGGCCTGCTGAAGCAGTCCCCGGAGGCAGATTTGCAGAAAGCATTGGCAAACTGTGCTGAGTTGTACATCCCAGTTGTGAAGTTTAGCCTGCCGCAGGCAATTGAAGCAATGGGAAATGGGCACTTTGGGTTTGCAAAGTACGGGATTTCTGATGCTGCAAAGGAGGCTGAGGCATGCGAGAAGGGTTTTGGAGGAGGAGTGAAGTCTCCTCTCACTGATAGGAATGCTCTTGTGGATGATCTTTCTGGTGTGGCTGTTGCCATTCTCAATTTATTAAAGGGTTGATTTTTCCCTATCTTATTATTAGGAAAATGATAAATGATAACCACACgttctttttctccttctacATGCTTTGGTTTTATCTATgtcaatttttctttaatttgctcaattcaaagataaaaaataaaaacgagtGTGCAGAAATCACTTTCCTAATATTATAGTTAGTGAGTATTTGTGTGATGTTGCTTTTCTTTTGCAGTTTTTGTTTGTACTTGTACCTGCTGATTCAGCCACTGAAATCAGAGTTATATTCTCTTCATGTTCCTTTGTGGGATAAGATGAGATGCAAACTTTTTTTCAACTGTTTTGAAGGGTAGGTTTGAAGAAGATCTTATATGAAACGGACTTATAGTTACGtgatattttttattcaatGATGCATTGTTTTTCTCTACGTGATAATGTGTTGTTGAATCAAAACGTCTTATGACTGTAAATCCATTTTATGTAAGTTATTCTCGTAAATTCTAAACTGGATTGGGCCGAGTCAAGTTTCCGTAGTGACCCTATGTGGTCATGTCGGGTGCGAGGACATGACAGGCTATTAGGTGCTAGATCGTACGTGGCATGAACGAAGAAAGGTGAAATGCCTTGTATGTCACATCTTCATTGTAATGAGGTGTCTGAGGATGAAGGCCCAAGAACATATGAACTCAAATTATAGATCAAGTTTTTTGTTTATCCATACGATTGAAAATACAGTTTCAAATTAGAACGGTAGAGGAAATGCCATACGCAGAAAGGAAGAGACACATAAAATGGTAAAGGAAAATAAAGCTTTTTCACACTTTCATTAATCCATGAACATGGTCGATGTTGCAAGGTCGAGAATTTGAACATCGAGTGGAAGAGTAAACGCTCTTGCAGACTATAGCCTAATTTTCTGCTTAACTGGATCAAGATTTGCCATATCCTTGAGAATTATTTGTGATTTGCATTTATACATGTTGTATCATCTCAAAGATTTCCAGATTAAAAGATTTGGTTACTGTATACATGTGAAGGCAAATGGTAACTTGTGATGAATTGGGACCCTTCCTACCTATGTACAATTATTTGCCGGAAACTCACGGAGCAATTATACTGAGAGCCGCTTGACTACTAGAAGAAGCGAACACCCTGTGAAATCACATGTTATATGTGGCACCAATGCCTCAAAGCATGTTAAAAGCACACCCTGGCCAAAAGCAcatcaacaaaaagaaaataaaaagttcaaTGGGGAACCTTAGCATGCTGCATGCACCCTAAGAAACGCAACATACGCCAGAATAATAACTGACACGTAACATTGTATTATTGGTCGGAATTCCACAGTTAGGGTTTATGCAAGCCGTTCCAGTTAAATGGGGTTTTCTATTGCCAAGTTTCCACAATCTTTCCCTTACTAAAACTGTTTTGTAGCCAAAATGTGTACAAATTACATACCGGACAATGAAGAGATTCGTATTTTGGTGCAAAAAGAGGCACGCTAGCCTGACTAACTCGCCTAATCCACACATTACCAAAGCATACCTCAAAGAACCAAAATTGACATATCCATACTACATTCATGGCATTCCATTCATAGAGGAAACGTTTGCATCTTTGGAGACAAACCAAACATCCTAAAACCCCAAATTCATAGATGGAAAATGCTGTTTGGATCCGATGCCTGCAGAACGGTAACAATGCGAATAAAGTATCACTTCAAATTCCGGCCAAAATAATGCAGCATTTGAAATGAAAAAGAGTCAGATTTAAGTGACTTTCTAGTCGGATAATTGCCACAACTTTATTAGAGGCCAAACCAGTTGCAAAGAAGGCAACTTTATCAGTATGCATcacctacaaaacacaaaattgtactgtaacctctctctctctctctctctcttctctctctctctctctctctgtacatACAGGGTATCAATTACCTAGCTAGATTCAGCTTCTGTAATCATGCATACAAAAAAGTGCAAGCATCGATGGCTTGCACGAGGATTCAAAGGCATGTGGAATTTGTTGCTCAACATAGACTAGGCAACAACATTGTAATATCACCCTGCCCATCTTTTCAGCTTCTCCTGTGGATCCGAACCAGCAACCTGCTCTACGATACTGCAAGGTGCAATCAAAGTGGAACATTTTACTTCAGACCGTGAAACCAACATTGTTCATCAAGTTAGAAAAGTGTATATATCGATATTTATTCATACACATGAAGATGccataaaaaccaaaaaacaataAGAAGCATTTTTTACTGAAGATAAAATGAATTTAACATACTTGGGGGACGCAGAACCAGGTTCGTTTGATGATGGATTTGGATAGTACTGAACTGAGATCAAATTGCCCTCTGCTCCTCCTGCAGACACTGGAGATCCCTCAAAGTTTACAGGTGAGCTTCTTCTATACGAAATTCCTGCATATAAACGCCAATAGAATGTGAATGTCAAGTAATGGGtaggaaaataaatatttataaatcCTTAATACAAAAAAAGGCACCGAGAAATTGtccaatataaaaaattaaaataagagaATAACCTTCCACTTCCATCCAAGTGTTTCAAAAGCCTAATGAGAATTAAGTAACTATTTAGTCTCCCTATGGTTGTCGACCATATGTAGTTAAGAGATTACGAATATCTGCGATATAATAACCTTATTTGACAACAAGACAAGCATAGTCTCTTGTTTCCTACTTCTCAGTTCTCACTAACAAAGAAATTAGTATTACACCTATCAAGAAAACAAAGGCATATCTCATTTAACAATATCGAAACAAATCTAAATAATAGaataacaaaaataagaaagttAAAGGAAAAGTCTTGGGCTTTAGGGATCTCTAAAACAACAAATGTTGAGAAGCTTATTGAAGGTAAATATAGTTTAATAAATATCTTCAATtgtaataagaaacaaatacgAATTATTTTGTGAATCACCTTTTTAACTAAAACATGCATTGCAGAAACAAACCCATTATTTTTCTGGGAATAACCAACAGAAATGTTAAAATAAGCATTGATGAGATACAAAAGTTCAAATTGTCAATCACAAAGAGCAAAAGTGATATGCACATCGCAAGTTCACCTTAACAGTTTGAAACTGTTTAAAACCATAAAACAACCAACAAACAAGTTAAGAACTATCAAATACCACAGATCTCGAGTTCAATAAAGAAATATTACCTTGTAAGATTAGCACGAGACAGAAGAGAATGGTGAGCAGCATGGCAAATGTGCTGCTATTGGAAGACGATGCCTTAGAAGCTTTCATCTTCTTTAAGGCTTTCATCCGCTCAATCCTTGCACGTTTCCACATGGCAATCTCAGAGAGTTCCTTGATTAACTTCTGGTCAGCCGCATCCAATGATGGGCCTCTTGGAGGTCTGGGAGGTTTAGGAGGCTTTTTATTGCTTGTCTTCTTCCGCTTGTCCTTCACCCGTGACTTCCCTACATGATCTATGCACTCATTCCCCTCCAGCACCTTGTTTGTTGCCACCTTCA
The nucleotide sequence above comes from Malus sylvestris chromosome 16, drMalSylv7.2, whole genome shotgun sequence. Encoded proteins:
- the LOC126606374 gene encoding cell wall / vacuolar inhibitor of fructosidase 1-like — encoded protein: MKLKHEYKLTANRIRTNNPNKVSIFLFPSQKMSSSISRFSTLPFLLIVLLIAPPTTQSFFLPSDEGNDLIQTTCKKTPHYDLCLSTLQSNPDSSNADVPGLARIVSDALLANESDTLDYIHGLLKQSPEADLQKALANCAELYIPVVKFSLPQAIEAMGNGHFGFAKYGISDAAKEAEACEKGFGGGVKSPLTDRNALVDDLSGVAVAILNLLKG
- the LOC126608849 gene encoding uncharacterized protein LOC126608849, encoding MDQKSPREKDFEVDLENGVVVSEEDSSDSGVSSTKKQAKTLIAKVCGGLLDGTAKVEDTIGLCGNGSNSSVVCPDNLKVATNKVLEGNECIDHVGKSRVKDKRKKTSNKKPPKPPRPPRGPSLDAADQKLIKELSEIAMWKRARIERMKALKKMKASKASSSNSSTFAMLLTILFCLVLILQGISYRRSSPVNFEGSPVSAGGAEGNLISVQYYPNPSSNEPGSASPNIVEQVAGSDPQEKLKRWAG